Proteins from a genomic interval of Stenotrophomonas maltophilia:
- the chrA gene encoding chromate efflux transporter: MSALNPTTSDSAWRVFLVFLRLGLTSFGGPIARLSYFRLEFVERRRWLTDCSYSDLVALCQLLPGPASSQVGMALGLRRAGWPGLLAAWAGFTLQSAVLMILFASGVAKYQAIIESGWLHGLKIVAVAVVAQAVWGMARSLCPDRLRAAMAVFAAVLTLSMPSIAGQIVVIIASGLLGRWILNIEPASGQSDRGYSVSRRTGAVTLVLLVLPLVLLPLWAVASGSPLAALLEGVYRAGALVFGGGHVVLPLLQTAVVQSGTVSTADLLAGYGAAQAVPGPLFSFAAYLGAMAEGPLGGWAGGLALLVVIFLPALLVLVGVLPFWESLRPRKDLQASIAGVNAGVVGILLAALYDPVWTSAIHDRWDVAMALVAFGLLVVVRAPTALVVLLAAVAGWTMA; the protein is encoded by the coding sequence ATGTCGGCGCTGAATCCCACGACAAGCGACAGCGCATGGCGCGTCTTCCTGGTGTTCCTGCGACTGGGGCTCACGTCGTTTGGAGGTCCAATCGCCCGCCTGAGCTACTTCCGTCTCGAGTTCGTCGAACGCCGCCGTTGGCTGACGGACTGTAGCTACTCCGATCTGGTGGCCCTGTGTCAGTTACTGCCAGGCCCGGCCAGCAGCCAGGTAGGCATGGCGCTGGGCTTGCGTCGCGCCGGCTGGCCTGGCCTGTTGGCCGCTTGGGCCGGCTTTACGCTGCAGTCGGCCGTGCTGATGATCCTCTTCGCTTCGGGCGTTGCCAAATACCAGGCCATCATTGAATCCGGCTGGCTGCATGGCCTGAAGATCGTGGCAGTTGCTGTGGTGGCCCAAGCAGTATGGGGAATGGCCCGATCCCTGTGCCCGGATCGTTTACGGGCAGCGATGGCGGTCTTTGCGGCTGTGTTGACCTTGTCCATGCCCTCGATCGCCGGCCAGATCGTGGTGATCATCGCCAGCGGACTGCTCGGTCGCTGGATACTGAATATCGAACCGGCGTCCGGCCAATCAGACCGCGGCTATTCCGTCTCGCGAAGAACCGGCGCGGTGACACTAGTGCTACTGGTCCTGCCGCTTGTTCTGCTGCCCTTGTGGGCGGTGGCTAGCGGCTCCCCCTTGGCCGCGCTGTTGGAGGGTGTGTACCGCGCTGGCGCCTTGGTCTTCGGCGGCGGCCATGTCGTGCTGCCGCTGCTGCAGACCGCGGTCGTCCAGAGCGGCACCGTGAGCACGGCGGACCTCCTCGCCGGGTACGGCGCGGCGCAGGCGGTGCCGGGCCCTCTCTTCTCCTTTGCAGCGTACCTGGGGGCTATGGCCGAGGGGCCGCTGGGTGGCTGGGCAGGCGGCCTTGCGCTGTTGGTGGTCATTTTCCTGCCAGCCCTTCTTGTGCTCGTGGGGGTGCTGCCGTTCTGGGAGTCTCTGCGCCCCCGCAAGGATCTCCAAGCTTCGATTGCAGGCGTCAATGCCGGGGTGGTCGGCATCCTGTTGGCGGCGTTGTATGACCCGGTGTGGACGAGCGCGATCCATGACCGATGGGATGTCGCGATGGCGTTGGTTGCGTTTGGGCTACTTGTCGTTGTGCGTGCTCCGACTGCACTGGTCGTGTTGCTGGCTGCCGTGGCGGGTTGGACGATGGCGTGA
- the arsC gene encoding arsenate reductase (glutaredoxin) (This arsenate reductase requires both glutathione and glutaredoxin to convert arsenate to arsenite, after which the efflux transporter formed by ArsA and ArsB can extrude the arsenite from the cell, providing resistance.) encodes MSAVIYHNPKCGTSRNALALIRFAGIEPEVIDYLANPPSRARLVDLIAAAGLSVRDAIRQKGTPYDELGLGDAALSEEALLDAMLAHPILINRPFVQTDRGTRLCRPSEVVLEILPPLPGPFRKEDGELVTGHPGSSTP; translated from the coding sequence GTGAGCGCTGTCATCTATCACAACCCAAAGTGCGGCACCTCGCGCAATGCCCTAGCGCTGATCCGCTTTGCCGGGATCGAGCCGGAAGTGATCGACTACCTGGCCAACCCACCCAGCCGTGCGCGCCTGGTCGATCTCATTGCGGCGGCGGGATTGAGCGTGCGCGATGCCATCCGGCAGAAGGGAACGCCGTATGACGAACTCGGGCTAGGCGACGCAGCACTGAGCGAGGAAGCGCTGCTTGATGCGATGCTGGCGCACCCGATACTCATCAATCGTCCTTTCGTACAGACCGATAGGGGTACTCGTCTGTGTCGGCCTTCGGAAGTGGTACTGGAGATCCTGCCGCCGCTGCCCGGGCCTTTCCGAAAGGAAGATGGAGAGTTGGTGACCGGGCACCCGGGAAGCTCGACGCCGTGA